The Coffea eugenioides isolate CCC68of chromosome 8, Ceug_1.0, whole genome shotgun sequence genome has a segment encoding these proteins:
- the LOC113781339 gene encoding disease resistance protein RPM1-like, whose protein sequence is MAETVLSFVLAQLSTFLLEEGRLLGGLRREVQFIMDELEQMRAFLREAEAKEEHAQPTLQQWIKQVRDAAYDTEDILDEFVARFARHRATGFYGSVRRIFSSIKNLRARHRVSSEIQSIKSRIEDIAVAHQRYQSEYGISAQASNSLSAVNDTTWRYSRDDALLVEEAKLVGIDQPKKHLISELLKGDDYQLKVVSVVGMGGLGKTTLVKKVHEDPEVRRHFPVRAWVTVSETCDFQFLLKDLIRQLHKEGKKPVPQSIESMTTTELKKIVKDFLQQAGRYAIVFDDVWDVEFWNTIKFALPESSRGNRVILTTRKADVAYASCIESRRFVYRMEPLSTEDSRTLFCSKIFDGGNCPDHLMNVAEGILDKCEGLPLAILAISGLLASKDVNRIDEWEMVRRSLGGELEGTGKLDRIRKILSLSYGDLPWHLKTCLLYTSIYPEDCKIGCSDLINLWIAERFVEWREGMNIEDVAWGYFSELVSRSLIQVTGVFYEGLPDYCRIHDLLREIIISKSREQNMVTVTTGQPTTWPSEKVRRLVVHSSSSNNTQHHQQRRSCCFDHLRSFITVGSMSPLLSETLLSEISRSSKLLKVLYFHGQETQEEIPNEIFNLFHLKHLDLSGTRVERVPKAIGKLQHLEFLDLGDTGVRELPMEILKLQKLRFLKVYQQVDSSDDDYGYHGFKAPSNMGGLLALEILHSIDASSGSTIIKEIGKLSQLRELYITKLRREDGKELCSSLANLTSLRELSVASIGKGDDHEMIDLNHPSLSSSSSSFLQSLRMLILYGRLEKMPQWVARLHGLIRIDLNWSKLRGEEDPLESLQHLPNLGEINFCGSYQGEGLCFKTGGFVKLKRLELRRMEGLRWMRVEEGALPRLHQLYLDLLPLLEELPMGIQHLSHLQELYLYEMSSEMIEKVENQKEESEDYTRIAHIPEIVIGCYTEDGEWRERQLWEKKKKKT, encoded by the coding sequence ATGGCAGAAACTGTTCTCTCTTTTGTGCTGGCTCAACTCTCAACTTTTCTACTCGAGGAGGGACGACTATTGGGAGGGCTTCGGCGAGAGGTCCAATTCATCATGGATGAGTTGGAGCAAATGAGAGCTTTCCTGCGAGAGGCAGAAGCAAAAGAAGAACATGCTCAACCCACGCTCCAACAATGGATCAAGCAAGTGCGAGATGCTGCTTATGACACTGAGGACATTCTTGATGAATTTGTAGCTCGCTTTGCTCGGCATCGCGCAACAGGATTCTACGGCTCTGTTCGGAGAATTTTCAGCTCCATCAAGAATTTGAGAGCTCGTCATCGAGTTTCCAGCGAAATACAAAGCATCAAGTCCAGAATCGAAGATATTGCTGTAGCCCATCAAAGATACCAATCCGAATATGGTATCTCTGCCCAAGCGTCCAACTCACTTTCTGCTGTGAACGACACAACCTGGCGCTATAGCAGAGATGATGCGCTGCTTGTGGAAGAAGCTAAATTAGTTGGCATTGACCAGCCCAAGAAACATCTTATTTCTGAGCTCCTCAAAGGGGATGATTACCAACTGAAAGTTGTTTCAGTGGTTGGTATGGGAGGGCTTGGCAAAACTACCCTAGTGAAAAAAGTCCACGAGGATCCTGAAGTCAGAAGGCATTTCCCAGTCCGGGCTTGGGTAACTGTCTCTGAAACATGTGACTTTCAGTTCCTCCTGAAAGACTTGATTCGGCAGTTGCACAAGGAAGGGAAGAAACCAGTCCCACAATCGATAGAGTCTATGACTACCACTGAGCTGAAAAAAattgtcaaagattttcttcaacaaGCCGGAAGGTATGCAATTGTTTTTGATGATGTATGGGATGTGGAATTTTGGAATACCATCAAATTTGCACTGCCTGAGAGTAGCCGTGGCAACCGTGTCATACTAACAACTCGAAAAGCTGATGTAGCCTATGCCTCTTGCATTGAATCTCGGCGTTTTGTCTACAGAATGGAACCACTATCTACTGAGGATTCGCGGACCCTGTTTTGCAGCAAGATCTTTGACGGAGGTAATTGCCCTGACCATTTGATGAATGTTGCCGAAGGTATATTGGACAAATGTGAGGGCTTGCCCCTTGCAATCCTTGCAATCAGTGGGCTTTTGGCTTCGAAAGATGTAAACAGAATAGACGAATGGGAGATGGTTCGACGCAGTCTTGGGGGTGAATTAGAAGGCACGGGCAAGCTAGACAGAATTAGAAAGATACTCTCTCTTAGTTATGGTGATTTGCCTTGGCATCTAAAGACATGTCTGTTGTACACAAGTATCTACCCAGAGGATTGCAAAATAGGATGCAGTGACCTAATTAATTTGTGGATTGCTGAAAGGTTTGTAGAATGGAGAGAAGGAATGAACATTGAAGATGTAGCCTGGGGTTATTTTAGTGAACTTGTCAGCAGAAGCCTAATTCAAGTGACTGGTGTGTTTTATGAAGGATTACCCGACTATTGTCGAATCCATGACCTATTGCGAGAAATTATCATTTCCAAGTCAAGAGAACAAAACATGGTCACAGTTACTACTGGACAGCCGACGACGTGGCCGTCCGAGAAGGTACGCCGTCTAGTAGTCCATAGTAGTAGCAGTAACAACACCCAGCACCACCAACAAAGACGAAGTTGTTGCTTTGACCACCTTCGGTCGTTCATTACAGTTGGATCCATGAGCCCGCTACTATCCGAAACGTTGTTATCtgaaatttcaaggagtagtaAGCTGTTAAAGGTTTTGTATTTTCATGGTCAAGAGACACAGGAGGAAATACCAAATGAGATTTTCAATTTGTTTCATCTCAAGCATCTGGACCTATCTGGTACAAGAGTGGAGAGAGTCCCAAAAGCCATTGGAAAGCTTCAACATTTGGAGTTTCTTGATTTGGGAGATACTGGAGTTAGGGAATTACCTATGGAAATCCTAAAGCTGCAAAAACTTCGGTTTCTCAAAGTATATCAACAAGTTGATTCTTCCGATGATGATTATGGATATCATGGGTTTAAAGCTCCCTCAAATATGGGAGGGCTTCTTGCCCTAGAAATATTACACTCCATAGATGCAAGTAGTGGATCCACAATAATCAAGGAGATAGGAAAGCTGTCCCAATTAAGAGAGCTATATATTACAAAGTTAAGAAGAGAAGATGGAAAGGAGCTCTGCTCCTCCCTTGCCAACCTCACCAGTCTTCGGGAATTAAGTGTTGCTTCAATTGGAAAAGGTGATGATCATGAGATGATCGATCTGAATcatccttctctttcttcttcttcttcttcatttcttcaatctCTTCGTATGCTGATTTTGTATGGTCGCTTGGAAAAGATGCCACAATGGGTAGCTCGTCTTCACGGCTTGATAAGAATAGATTTGAATTGGAGCAAGTTGAGGGGTGAGGAGGATCCGCTTGAATCCCTCCAACATTTGCCCAATTTGGGTGAAATCAATTTCTGTGGATCTTACCAGGGAGAAGGGTTGTGTTTCAAGACTGGAGGGTTCGTAAAGCTGAAGCGGTTGGAATTAAGGAGAATGGAAGGATTGAGgtggatgagagtggaggagGGTGCATTGCCTCGTCTCCATCAACTGTATCTGGACCTGCTTCCATTACTAGAAGAGTTACCCATGGGTATTCAGCACTTGAGCCATCTTCAAGAGCTGTATTTGTATGAGATGAGTTCTGAAATGATAGAAAAGGTAGAGAATCAGAAGGAAGAAAGTGAAGATTACACAAGAATAGCACACATTCCTGAAATTGTCATTGGTTGCTATACAGAAGATGGGGAATGGAGAGAGCGCCAGCTatgggagaagaagaagaagaaaacataa